The following are encoded together in the Candidatus Hinthialibacter antarcticus genome:
- a CDS encoding histidine triad nucleotide-binding protein: MTKDHDPECIFCKIAAGDIPTEFEYEDERVVAFHDINAQAPLHVLIIPRKHIPRVGDIPDDEGDLLQAINQAAAAIAKKRGVYDEGYRLVINSGDNGGQTVYHLHCHLLAGRFMRWPPG, from the coding sequence ATGACGAAAGACCATGACCCGGAGTGCATTTTTTGTAAAATTGCGGCCGGGGACATTCCAACCGAGTTCGAATATGAAGACGAGCGCGTCGTCGCTTTTCACGATATCAACGCGCAGGCGCCGCTTCACGTTCTTATTATTCCCCGCAAACATATTCCGCGTGTGGGGGATATCCCTGACGATGAGGGCGATCTGCTGCAGGCGATCAATCAGGCGGCGGCTGCCATCGCCAAAAAACGCGGCGTTTATGACGAAGGCTATCGGCTGGTGATCAATTCCGGCGATAATGGCGGACAAACGGTCTACCATCTTCATTGCCACTTGTTGGCGGGGCGCTTTATGCGCTGGCCGCCCGGCTGA
- the glnA gene encoding type I glutamate--ammonia ligase has translation MTPKEVITMIKDKGIQFVDFKFQDLPGTWQHTSIPCSHLEEDSFEDGFGFDGSSIRGWKKIDESDMLILPDPTTAFVDPFMQYPTLSLTCSILDPITKERYTRDPRNVAFKCEEYVKSTGIADQVFIGPEAEFFIFDSVRYGQEPNFAMFEIDSQEAIWNSANGDSSLGHLVRHKEGYFPCSPVDTLQDIRSEMAATMLELGINVEALHHEVATAGQCEIDMRFAPLLKMGDDLMLFKYIVKNVAKKHGKTATFMPKPIYGDNGSGMHVHSSLWNGDKPLFAGDKYAGLSQECLWYIGGILKHANALIAITNPTTNSFKRLVPGYEAPVNLAYSQRNRSAACRIPMYSPSPKAKRVEFRCPDPSCNGYFAFSAIVMAGMDGILNKIDPGDPIDKNIYDLSPEEAAGVPQVPGSLNAALEALEKDHEFLLQGDVFTQDVIETWIAYKRENEVEPCQLRPTPYEYFLYYDC, from the coding sequence ATGACTCCAAAAGAAGTAATCACGATGATCAAAGACAAAGGGATCCAATTTGTTGATTTCAAGTTCCAGGATTTGCCGGGGACTTGGCAACATACCAGTATTCCTTGCAGCCACTTGGAAGAAGATTCCTTTGAAGACGGTTTTGGTTTTGACGGTTCTTCGATTCGCGGCTGGAAAAAAATTGACGAGAGCGACATGTTGATTCTGCCTGACCCCACAACGGCGTTTGTGGATCCGTTCATGCAGTATCCGACTTTATCATTGACCTGCTCGATTCTGGACCCGATTACCAAAGAACGCTATACACGCGACCCGCGCAATGTTGCGTTCAAGTGTGAAGAATACGTCAAATCGACTGGCATCGCCGACCAGGTTTTTATTGGGCCTGAAGCGGAATTCTTTATTTTCGATAGCGTGCGCTACGGTCAGGAACCCAATTTCGCCATGTTTGAAATCGACTCGCAAGAAGCGATTTGGAACTCGGCCAACGGCGATTCCAGCCTGGGCCACTTGGTGCGCCACAAAGAGGGCTATTTCCCCTGCTCTCCGGTTGATACCCTGCAAGACATTCGCTCTGAAATGGCTGCAACCATGCTCGAACTCGGCATTAACGTCGAAGCGCTTCACCACGAAGTGGCGACTGCAGGCCAGTGCGAAATCGACATGCGTTTTGCGCCGCTGTTGAAAATGGGCGATGATTTGATGCTCTTTAAATATATCGTAAAGAATGTCGCTAAGAAACACGGCAAAACAGCGACCTTTATGCCGAAGCCCATTTACGGCGACAACGGATCAGGCATGCACGTCCACTCGAGTTTGTGGAACGGCGACAAGCCTCTCTTCGCGGGCGACAAGTATGCAGGCCTTTCGCAAGAATGCTTGTGGTACATTGGCGGTATCTTGAAACACGCGAACGCGCTTATCGCGATTACCAACCCGACCACCAACTCCTTCAAGCGTTTGGTTCCGGGTTATGAAGCGCCGGTCAACTTGGCCTATTCACAGCGCAACCGCTCCGCGGCGTGCCGCATCCCGATGTATTCGCCCAGCCCCAAAGCCAAGCGCGTCGAGTTCCGTTGCCCCGATCCTTCCTGCAACGGCTATTTCGCTTTCTCGGCGATTGTCATGGCGGGTATGGACGGCATCCTCAACAAGATCGATCCAGGCGATCCGATCGACAAGAACATCTACGACTTGTCGCCGGAAGAAGCCGCGGGCGTTCCGCAGGTTCCCGGTTCATTGAACGCCGCGCTGGAAGCGTTAGAAAAAGATCACGAGTTTCTTCTCCAAGGCGACGTGTTTACCCAGGATGTCATCGAAACCTGGATTGCCTACAAACGCGAGAACGAAGTTGAACCTTGCCAGTTGCGCCCGACGCCGTACGAATACTTCCTCTACTACGACTGCTAA
- a CDS encoding aminotransferase class I/II-fold pyridoxal phosphate-dependent enzyme, with translation MEFPALRAVGALDFFSEYGQMIYNPTGIFYWTGRSKTEAKINATIGAAKGKKSVVFDDGDDARITLCIPSIQKNFPGLGVEEIFPYAPEVGLPAFREAWKSWMLKKAGDNADRLGRQMMAPMIMPGITGALSVCLRMFVDPGKPIITPDKRWENYDNIFDRNLFLKVEEFPGFDGQDFNLQGMLDAINRVWQKEDCATVVLNFPNNPTGYCPPKSAAREIVNAIHALVANTSKKLVLLLDDAYEGYIYDEDAEPWSLFYLFEPRPNFLPVKLDGVSKELLWYGARIGAVTLALPDEWSNVADRADIEKEMENKFRGIVRNTVSNCSMVAQSAGVKALQNVDAVMAERQKTVNELKQRYDVMKSELAKLKTDLLSPDPFQGGFFCFVNLAPKSGLKADDVCDHLLKTYQVGTVPLVRDDINGIRIAFCGVETSDIPELVQSLEKAVLDLAK, from the coding sequence ATGGAATTTCCCGCATTACGTGCAGTGGGCGCATTGGATTTCTTTTCTGAATACGGCCAGATGATCTACAACCCGACCGGCATTTTTTACTGGACGGGACGCTCAAAAACCGAGGCGAAGATTAACGCGACCATCGGGGCGGCCAAAGGAAAAAAATCGGTTGTCTTTGACGACGGCGACGACGCACGAATCACTTTGTGCATTCCGTCCATTCAAAAGAATTTCCCTGGATTGGGCGTCGAAGAAATTTTCCCCTACGCGCCCGAAGTCGGGTTGCCGGCGTTTCGCGAGGCGTGGAAGTCGTGGATGCTGAAAAAAGCGGGCGACAACGCTGACCGCCTGGGCCGCCAAATGATGGCGCCGATGATTATGCCCGGCATCACCGGCGCACTGTCGGTGTGCCTGCGCATGTTCGTCGACCCCGGCAAACCAATCATCACGCCCGATAAGCGTTGGGAAAACTACGACAACATCTTCGACCGCAACCTCTTTCTAAAAGTCGAAGAGTTCCCGGGGTTCGACGGTCAAGACTTTAACCTGCAAGGGATGCTCGACGCCATCAACCGCGTGTGGCAAAAAGAAGACTGCGCGACCGTGGTGTTAAACTTCCCCAACAACCCGACCGGATATTGTCCGCCCAAGTCGGCGGCGCGCGAAATCGTCAATGCCATCCATGCGCTGGTCGCCAACACCAGCAAAAAATTGGTGCTTCTGCTCGACGACGCGTACGAAGGTTACATCTACGATGAAGATGCCGAACCGTGGTCGTTGTTTTACTTGTTTGAACCGCGCCCCAATTTCCTGCCGGTTAAACTCGACGGCGTCAGCAAAGAACTGTTGTGGTACGGCGCCCGCATCGGCGCGGTTACCCTCGCCCTGCCAGACGAATGGTCAAACGTCGCAGACCGCGCGGATATCGAAAAAGAAATGGAAAACAAGTTTCGCGGCATTGTACGCAACACCGTCTCGAACTGCTCGATGGTGGCGCAGTCGGCGGGCGTGAAAGCGCTGCAAAACGTCGACGCCGTGATGGCCGAACGCCAGAAGACAGTGAACGAACTCAAGCAACGCTATGACGTAATGAAGAGCGAATTGGCAAAGTTGAAAACCGATTTGCTTTCGCCCGACCCTTTCCAGGGCGGGTTTTTCTGTTTCGTAAATCTGGCGCCAAAGTCAGGGTTGAAGGCCGACGACGTATGCGACCACCTGTTGAAAACCTACCAGGTAGGAACCGTGCCGCTGGTGCGCGACGACATTAACGGAATTCGCATCGCCTTCTGCGGCGTCGAAACCTCCGACATACCCGAGTTGGTGCAAAGCCTCGAAAAAGCAGTGTTGGATTTGGCAAAGTAA
- a CDS encoding prepilin-type N-terminal cleavage/methylation domain-containing protein: protein MMKDQQMKHANNGFTLIELLIVVAIIGILAAIAVPNFLNAQIRAKVAAAQSEMRALGTALEMYALDQNAYPPFRHDLNNEWRYKGALARLTSPVSYMSSVPDSDPFNSAAPDAYGGATDEANYGYTYVDYKSFSPNNYWPLWAKPLNILWVLYSFGPDRNDDVGVVAIGKVIGPNFDIPTWTPSRVPYSSSNGIISNGDLMRSNHGDHSK, encoded by the coding sequence ATGATGAAAGATCAACAAATGAAACATGCGAACAATGGATTTACTTTAATTGAGTTGTTAATTGTTGTGGCGATCATTGGCATTCTGGCGGCGATTGCCGTCCCCAATTTTTTAAACGCGCAGATTCGCGCAAAAGTGGCGGCGGCGCAAAGCGAGATGCGCGCGCTGGGCACGGCGCTGGAAATGTATGCGCTTGACCAAAACGCTTACCCGCCGTTTCGGCATGATCTCAACAACGAATGGCGCTACAAAGGCGCGTTGGCGCGGTTGACTTCGCCGGTGTCGTACATGAGCAGTGTTCCCGACAGCGATCCGTTCAACTCAGCGGCGCCTGATGCGTACGGCGGCGCGACGGATGAGGCGAATTACGGCTATACCTACGTCGATTACAAATCGTTTTCGCCGAATAATTACTGGCCGTTATGGGCCAAGCCGCTCAACATATTGTGGGTGCTGTATAGTTTCGGCCCAGACCGCAATGACGATGTCGGCGTGGTAGCGATTGGCAAAGTGATCGGCCCGAATTTCGACATCCCCACTTGGACGCCGTCGCGCGTCCCCTATTCGTCATCGAATGGAATCATCTCAAACGGCGACCTGATGCGCTCCAACCACGGCGACCACAGTAAGTAA
- the hisA gene encoding 1-(5-phosphoribosyl)-5-[(5-phosphoribosylamino)methylideneamino]imidazole-4-carboxamide isomerase — translation MIDLIPAIDLRGGNAVRLLRGEYDQETIYSNNPAEFAKTWQDGGGDIVHIVDLDGARDGAMQNRDAIRAIVETLSIKTELGGGLRDMEAVHCVLGDLGVDRAILGSVLLEKPDFAREAAQAYPGRIILGIDARDGLVATRGWRETSQVKAVDLVKEFAGLDYCAVIYTDIARDGTLVGPNLEQLAEMAAASPFPIIASGGIGSLDDIRNVVKLANTLEQGSISGVIVGKALYEKKFTIEEAAAAMKA, via the coding sequence GTGATTGATTTAATTCCAGCCATTGACCTGCGCGGCGGCAACGCAGTACGCCTGTTGCGCGGCGAATACGACCAGGAAACCATTTACTCGAACAATCCCGCCGAGTTCGCCAAAACCTGGCAAGACGGCGGCGGCGACATTGTCCACATCGTCGATCTCGACGGCGCCCGCGACGGCGCCATGCAGAACCGCGACGCCATCCGCGCGATTGTTGAGACGCTCAGCATCAAAACAGAATTAGGCGGCGGCTTGCGCGACATGGAGGCGGTGCATTGCGTGTTGGGCGACTTGGGCGTTGACCGCGCCATTCTTGGCAGCGTGTTGTTAGAAAAACCCGACTTCGCGCGCGAGGCGGCGCAGGCCTACCCGGGTCGCATCATTCTCGGCATCGACGCCCGCGACGGTTTAGTTGCGACCCGCGGCTGGCGCGAGACCAGCCAGGTGAAGGCGGTTGATCTCGTAAAAGAATTCGCCGGGTTGGATTACTGCGCGGTGATCTATACCGACATCGCCCGCGACGGCACCCTGGTCGGCCCCAATCTTGAACAACTGGCTGAAATGGCGGCGGCCTCTCCGTTCCCGATTATCGCGTCCGGCGGCATCGGCTCGCTGGACGACATTCGCAATGTGGTCAAACTCGCCAACACGCTTGAGCAAGGCTCCATCAGCGGCGTGATCGTCGGCAAGGCGCTCTACGAAAAAAAATTCACCATCGAAGAAGCGGCGGCGGCGATGAAAGCGTAA
- a CDS encoding YbjQ family protein, which translates to MQSRGRRARRPLLRNIVGGEVLEYTKLMAESREQAIDRMKQHAAQLGADGIVCIRFTTSGIAQNAAELFCYGTAVKLRKVEL; encoded by the coding sequence ATGCAATCTAGGGGGCGTCGCGCGCGACGCCCCCTACTGCGTAACATCGTGGGCGGCGAGGTGCTGGAATACACCAAACTGATGGCGGAATCTCGCGAGCAAGCCATCGACCGCATGAAACAACACGCCGCCCAACTCGGCGCCGACGGCATCGTCTGTATCCGCTTCACAACGTCAGGCATCGCCCAAAACGCAGCGGAACTTTTCTGTTACGGCACCGCAGTGAAACTGAGGAAGGTGGAACTCTAA
- a CDS encoding glycoside hydrolase family 16 protein codes for MFRTSLLILIALFVTTITHAQEAPEGYQLVWSDEFNQDGAPNPENWIYERGFVRNDELQWYQQDNVRCEDGLLVIEGRRERKSNPRYDENSRDWRRNRPYAEYTSACVLTRGKHDWQYGRFEVRARFETEPGLWPAIWMLGVSGEWPACGEIDIMEYYRGMVLANACWASGRRWQAIWDDSKTPMEKFNDPEWASKFHVWRMDWDEERIDIYLDDKLLNTIDLTKTVNQDSAKKNPFHQPHYLLLNLAVGGTNGGDPSETTFPTRYEVDYVRVYQKTE; via the coding sequence ATGTTCCGAACTTCATTACTCATTCTTATTGCATTATTCGTCACGACAATCACCCACGCACAAGAAGCGCCGGAGGGCTACCAACTGGTCTGGTCGGATGAATTTAACCAGGACGGCGCCCCCAATCCCGAGAACTGGATCTACGAGCGCGGGTTTGTACGCAACGATGAATTGCAATGGTATCAGCAAGACAACGTCCGCTGCGAAGACGGCTTGCTGGTTATCGAAGGCCGCCGCGAGCGTAAATCCAACCCGCGCTATGACGAAAACAGCCGCGACTGGCGGCGCAACCGCCCCTACGCTGAATACACTTCGGCCTGCGTCCTGACGCGCGGCAAACACGACTGGCAGTATGGGCGCTTTGAGGTTCGCGCGCGCTTTGAAACCGAGCCGGGGCTGTGGCCCGCTATCTGGATGCTGGGCGTTTCGGGCGAATGGCCGGCCTGCGGCGAGATCGACATAATGGAATACTATCGCGGCATGGTTCTCGCCAACGCCTGCTGGGCCAGCGGGCGCCGCTGGCAGGCAATTTGGGACGACAGCAAGACGCCGATGGAGAAATTTAACGATCCTGAGTGGGCGTCAAAATTCCACGTCTGGCGCATGGATTGGGACGAAGAACGTATCGACATTTATCTCGACGACAAGTTGCTAAACACAATTGACCTGACCAAGACGGTCAATCAAGACAGCGCCAAGAAGAACCCGTTTCACCAACCGCATTACTTATTGTTAAATCTCGCCGTCGGCGGGACTAACGGCGGCGACCCATCAGAGACGACGTTTCCCACGCGCTATGAAGTCGACTATGTGAGGGTGTATCAGAAAACGGAATAG
- a CDS encoding DUF2384 domain-containing protein, whose protein sequence is MCAESQQHFKATFKLPFDNIEKSIRAIEKGLPYSTIHKLQSVLSLTNHELSDIANVAPRTLLRRKTQGRLTSSESEKVFLIAKLFNRAEEIFGSKERAKLWMKLSQPALGGKTPLKYSKTVVGAQAVEDLLGQIEHGVVL, encoded by the coding sequence ATGTGCGCAGAATCACAACAGCATTTCAAAGCAACATTTAAACTGCCTTTTGATAATATTGAAAAGTCGATTCGGGCTATCGAAAAAGGCCTCCCTTATTCGACCATACATAAACTTCAATCTGTCTTATCGTTGACTAATCACGAACTTTCGGATATTGCCAATGTCGCTCCTCGAACCTTGTTAAGAAGAAAAACACAAGGACGGTTAACTTCGAGTGAGTCAGAAAAAGTTTTTTTGATTGCAAAATTATTCAATCGCGCGGAAGAGATATTTGGCTCAAAAGAACGGGCCAAATTGTGGATGAAATTGTCTCAGCCTGCATTGGGCGGAAAGACGCCTTTGAAATACAGCAAGACAGTCGTCGGCGCTCAGGCGGTTGAAGACCTCCTCGGTCAAATTGAACATGGCGTTGTGTTATGA
- the plsY gene encoding glycerol-3-phosphate 1-O-acyltransferase PlsY, giving the protein MIEILALVIAYLLGSIPSAYYMGKWVKGVDLRTVGSGNLGFTNAWRVLGLWMSLPVFAFDIGKGAAAVLIARALSPDLEWLAIAAGLVAILGHNWTVFLGFKGGGKGVAASAGVFAALTPVPFAITFTLFLIILFTTSYMSIASISGAVILVTCIYTAHAMHSAFAPSIEVTAFATIAATMLIVKHKKNIQRLWAGTEPRIGRSKTEEPS; this is encoded by the coding sequence ATGATTGAAATTCTTGCTCTGGTGATTGCCTATTTGCTTGGGTCGATCCCGTCTGCGTATTACATGGGCAAGTGGGTGAAGGGCGTCGATCTGCGCACTGTCGGCAGCGGCAACTTGGGCTTCACCAACGCATGGCGTGTACTCGGCCTATGGATGAGCCTGCCGGTGTTTGCCTTCGACATTGGCAAAGGCGCGGCGGCGGTGTTGATCGCTCGAGCGTTATCGCCGGATTTAGAATGGTTGGCCATCGCCGCCGGGCTGGTTGCGATCCTGGGGCATAACTGGACCGTGTTTCTGGGCTTCAAAGGCGGCGGCAAAGGCGTCGCGGCCTCGGCGGGCGTGTTCGCCGCGCTGACGCCCGTCCCCTTCGCAATTACCTTCACGTTATTTTTGATTATTCTTTTCACCACAAGCTATATGTCGATCGCCTCCATCAGCGGCGCGGTGATTTTGGTCACCTGCATCTACACTGCGCACGCAATGCACAGCGCCTTTGCGCCGTCGATTGAAGTGACTGCGTTCGCGACCATCGCAGCGACCATGTTGATCGTCAAACATAAAAAAAATATCCAGCGTCTATGGGCGGGAACCGAACCGCGCATCGGGCGAAGCAAGACGGAGGAGCCTTCGTGA
- a CDS encoding Xaa-Pro peptidase family protein, with product MDYASRQAAVRRKVEEAGADWFFVTNLFNIRYLCGFSGSHAYLFVGRDRLVFITDGRYDQQVRQEVKGCEVVIQGTRKDHEAATDALGDLSNARVLFESGHCTFSKFQQWQEKLPAKEYIGQDGIVESLRVVKDDDEIDALRRALAVAEEAHLKSLGFLKEGITERELAHFLEDEMWKGGAEKESFDSLVLFGERSSLPHGKPSNRKLKKGDIVLTDFGCLLNGYCSDITRTVCFGEPSDEVRSMYAAVLESHLAAADAIQAGMTGKEADLSSRRVIEAAGRKDQFIHGLGHGVGLEIHESPRLSYIAEGVLQAGHVITIEPGVYAPEIGGIRLENMAVVREGGCEVLNQTPIDLRVI from the coding sequence ATGGATTACGCATCCCGGCAGGCGGCGGTTCGACGAAAAGTAGAAGAAGCAGGCGCGGATTGGTTTTTTGTGACCAATCTATTCAATATCCGCTATTTGTGTGGTTTTTCTGGCAGCCACGCCTATTTATTTGTTGGGCGCGACCGCCTGGTTTTCATCACCGACGGGCGTTATGACCAGCAGGTTCGTCAGGAAGTCAAAGGCTGCGAAGTCGTCATTCAAGGCACGCGCAAAGACCACGAAGCCGCCACTGACGCGCTGGGCGACCTGTCGAACGCGCGGGTCTTATTTGAATCGGGGCATTGCACCTTCTCGAAATTTCAACAGTGGCAGGAAAAACTGCCCGCCAAAGAATACATCGGGCAGGACGGCATCGTTGAATCGCTGCGGGTGGTGAAAGACGACGACGAAATCGACGCGCTGCGCCGCGCGTTAGCGGTCGCCGAAGAGGCGCATCTGAAATCGCTCGGTTTTCTCAAAGAGGGAATCACCGAGCGCGAGCTGGCGCATTTTCTCGAAGACGAAATGTGGAAAGGCGGCGCCGAGAAGGAATCGTTCGATTCGCTGGTTCTATTCGGCGAGCGCAGCTCGCTGCCGCACGGCAAGCCGTCGAACCGTAAACTCAAAAAAGGCGACATTGTTTTGACTGACTTTGGCTGTTTGCTTAACGGCTATTGCTCCGATATAACCCGTACGGTGTGTTTCGGCGAGCCTTCGGACGAGGTGCGCTCGATGTATGCGGCGGTGCTCGAATCGCACCTGGCGGCGGCGGACGCGATCCAGGCGGGCATGACCGGCAAAGAGGCCGATTTGAGTTCGCGCCGCGTGATTGAAGCGGCGGGGCGCAAAGACCAGTTCATCCACGGGCTGGGGCATGGCGTCGGGCTAGAGATTCACGAGTCGCCGCGCCTGTCGTACATCGCGGAGGGCGTCTTGCAGGCCGGGCACGTCATTACCATTGAGCCGGGGGTGTATGCGCCTGAAATCGGCGGTATCCGCCTGGAAAACATGGCGGTGGTGCGCGAGGGCGGCTGCGAAGTGCTCAATCAAACCCCGATTGATTTGCGGGTGATTTAG
- a CDS encoding RES domain-containing protein, whose translation MKLTAWRLVHSKYLNKPLTGEGAQKSGGRWNHKGTPIIYAAQAISLSVLEILARILDSGDLKHYRFRSVEFDDSQVQRIEQSELSLNWNSLPPTNETKDIGNEWAKSNQSLILAVPSVIIPIECNYLINPSHPEFRSLVIHTNKVKFDFDQRLLSFHRITA comes from the coding sequence ATGAAATTGACCGCATGGCGACTTGTTCATTCCAAGTATTTGAATAAGCCGTTAACGGGAGAGGGCGCTCAAAAAAGCGGCGGCCGCTGGAACCATAAAGGAACGCCAATCATATATGCCGCCCAAGCCATCTCGCTGTCAGTATTAGAAATATTAGCGCGCATACTTGATTCTGGCGATTTAAAACACTACCGCTTTAGGTCGGTCGAATTTGATGACTCGCAGGTTCAAAGAATTGAACAAAGCGAATTGTCGCTCAATTGGAACTCACTGCCGCCAACTAACGAAACCAAAGATATTGGCAATGAGTGGGCTAAATCAAATCAGAGCCTCATACTCGCCGTTCCGAGCGTAATCATACCGATTGAGTGCAACTATTTGATTAATCCAAGCCATCCCGAGTTTCGCTCTCTCGTGATCCATACAAACAAAGTGAAATTTGACTTTGATCAACGCTTATTATCGTTTCACCGAATAACCGCTTAG
- a CDS encoding prepilin peptidase encodes MDGFFQNIPLEFFVFCAGVFGVAAGSFYHVCVVRIPEDQSIVSPGSHCPQCDTPIHWYNNVPVFSYLLLGGVCPNCKLRIPPRYIIFELLSALVFMGVVWRFGGTAASLPTVFLYLFLVSDLLIISGIDWDHQYIPDELSIPMSFIALAIGALAQWTGWFPMALVQTFPDALLGLVVGGGLIWSIRAIGTLIFQQEAMGFGDVKLMAFLGGFLGWQEALLCIFLAAFFGSIVGISMKLAGKLEKYGKIPFGPYLALGAYCCLLFGPEIIAWYTKPFTISF; translated from the coding sequence ATGGACGGTTTTTTTCAAAATATTCCATTGGAATTTTTCGTGTTTTGCGCGGGCGTGTTTGGCGTAGCGGCGGGCAGTTTTTATCACGTCTGCGTGGTGCGCATTCCCGAAGATCAATCCATCGTCTCGCCCGGCTCGCACTGCCCGCAATGCGACACCCCGATTCATTGGTACAACAACGTCCCGGTGTTTTCTTACCTGCTGCTCGGCGGCGTATGTCCCAACTGCAAGCTGCGCATCCCGCCGCGTTATATCATTTTTGAATTGCTGTCGGCGCTGGTGTTCATGGGCGTGGTGTGGCGCTTCGGGGGGACCGCCGCGTCGCTCCCGACGGTATTTCTCTATTTATTTCTCGTCTCTGACCTTCTGATTATCTCCGGCATTGATTGGGACCATCAATACATCCCCGACGAGCTGTCGATCCCGATGAGTTTTATCGCGCTGGCGATAGGGGCCCTCGCGCAATGGACGGGCTGGTTCCCGATGGCGCTGGTGCAGACATTCCCTGACGCGCTGTTGGGGCTGGTGGTTGGCGGCGGCCTGATCTGGTCGATCCGCGCGATCGGCACCCTCATCTTTCAACAGGAAGCGATGGGCTTCGGCGACGTGAAGTTGATGGCGTTTCTGGGCGGATTTCTCGGCTGGCAAGAAGCGCTGTTGTGCATTTTTCTCGCTGCGTTTTTCGGTTCCATCGTCGGAATCAGCATGAAGCTGGCGGGCAAGTTAGAGAAATACGGCAAGATTCCCTTCGGGCCTTATCTGGCGCTGGGCGCGTATTGCTGTTTGTTGTTTGGACCCGAGATCATCGCGTGGTACACCAAACCGTTCACGATTTCGTTTTGA
- the der gene encoding ribosome biogenesis GTPase Der, translated as MPKKPPLVAIVGRPNVGKSTLFNRIIGSRDAIVDDQPGVTRDLKYRPTDWNGKPFEIVDTGGIFGPDDDPFSKAIQNQIERAVQACVLIVFVLDGRDGPTPLDHEIFNLLRRTHKPILCAINKVDNPRIENEVIASFFELGADAFLPVSSTHGLGVGDLLDEIVKRIPDNTAQFEDDPPGIAILGRPNVGKSTLLNSLCGSERAIVSPIGGTTRDPVDEVVEVNGKKYLLIDTAGIRRRSKMNQGLERYALKRNEKALDRCDLALLVVDGVEGLTETDAKVFRLAKDTGKAAMILVNKWDAIHDKTEKSAGEFAKKIREDLPFLHYAPLEFISAMTKQRLHRIFPHVERILSDYQFRASTSSLNQLMEGIIAHNPPPTHHGRSARLYYSTQVSTAPPTFLAFVNDPDAIHFSYERYLMNQLYQHFNLEGVPLRLFFRKREKSKENQ; from the coding sequence ATGCCCAAAAAACCGCCATTGGTGGCAATCGTCGGACGACCCAACGTCGGAAAATCGACCTTATTCAACCGTATTATCGGCAGCCGCGACGCCATCGTCGACGATCAACCCGGCGTGACCCGCGACTTAAAATACCGACCGACCGATTGGAACGGAAAACCCTTTGAGATAGTCGACACCGGCGGCATCTTCGGCCCCGATGATGATCCGTTTTCCAAAGCGATCCAAAATCAGATTGAACGCGCGGTGCAAGCTTGCGTCCTCATTGTGTTTGTACTCGATGGACGCGACGGCCCCACCCCGCTCGACCATGAAATTTTCAACTTGTTGCGCCGCACCCATAAACCCATTCTGTGCGCGATCAATAAGGTCGATAACCCACGCATCGAAAATGAAGTCATCGCTTCGTTTTTTGAACTGGGCGCGGACGCCTTTCTGCCGGTCTCATCAACCCACGGTTTGGGCGTCGGCGACCTGCTCGATGAAATCGTAAAACGCATTCCCGACAATACGGCCCAATTTGAAGACGACCCGCCAGGCATCGCCATCCTGGGGCGCCCCAATGTTGGCAAATCGACTCTGCTCAATTCGCTATGCGGAAGCGAGCGGGCCATCGTGTCGCCCATCGGCGGCACTACCCGCGACCCAGTCGATGAGGTTGTTGAAGTCAACGGCAAAAAGTATCTACTGATCGACACGGCGGGCATTCGCCGCCGCTCAAAAATGAACCAGGGGCTTGAACGCTATGCCCTCAAACGAAATGAAAAGGCGCTCGACCGCTGCGACCTCGCCTTGTTGGTCGTCGACGGCGTCGAAGGCCTCACCGAGACCGACGCCAAGGTGTTTCGCCTCGCCAAAGATACGGGAAAAGCCGCGATGATCCTGGTCAATAAATGGGACGCCATCCACGATAAAACCGAGAAAAGCGCGGGCGAATTCGCTAAAAAAATCCGCGAGGATTTGCCGTTCTTACATTACGCGCCCTTAGAATTTATTTCCGCCATGACCAAACAGCGCCTGCACCGCATTTTTCCGCATGTTGAACGAATTCTGAGCGACTACCAATTCCGCGCGTCAACCAGTTCGCTGAACCAACTGATGGAAGGCATCATCGCGCATAACCCGCCGCCTACACATCACGGTCGCTCAGCCCGGTTGTATTATTCCACTCAAGTCAGCACGGCGCCGCCAACCTTTCTCGCGTTTGTGAACGATCCCGACGCCATTCATTTTTCGTATGAACGCTACTTGATGAACCAACTCTATCAACACTTTAATTTAGAAGGCGTCCCGCTGCGTTTGTTTTTCCGAAAGCGTGAAAAGAGTAAAGAGAACCAATGA